A single genomic interval of Cupriavidus sp. MP-37 harbors:
- a CDS encoding inner membrane protein YpjD, with amino-acid sequence MVIVLYALTALLYCGLAWHGWATRHPRVAASTGPAGASATAVLVAGGGGIPPSGGAHGEGRPAWWHVLMLAALASHGMLLHETIFPAERMMFGFAFALSAMLWLGVGIYWIESFFFSLAGLGLIVIPVALVASLMPLAFPGAQILGYAARPLFKLHFIIANVAYGLFTLAAFHAFLMLLAERRLHGFRHAPARTSQQQPSQWLGRWLDLLPPLLTLEKLLFRLIGAGFVLLTLTIGSGLLFSEELFGRAFRLDHKTVFALISWAMFGGILAGRIFRGWRGKVALRWVIASFGILLLAYVGSRFVIEVVLHRL; translated from the coding sequence ATGGTCATTGTACTGTATGCCCTGACGGCACTTCTCTATTGCGGCCTGGCCTGGCACGGCTGGGCCACGCGCCATCCGCGCGTGGCCGCTTCAACCGGTCCGGCCGGCGCTTCGGCCACGGCGGTGCTGGTGGCGGGCGGCGGTGGCATCCCGCCGTCCGGCGGCGCGCACGGCGAAGGGCGCCCGGCCTGGTGGCACGTGCTGATGCTGGCGGCGCTGGCCAGCCACGGCATGCTGCTGCACGAAACCATCTTCCCGGCCGAGCGCATGATGTTCGGCTTTGCCTTTGCGCTGTCGGCCATGCTGTGGCTGGGCGTGGGCATCTACTGGATCGAGAGCTTCTTCTTCTCGCTGGCGGGGCTGGGCCTGATCGTGATCCCGGTGGCGCTGGTGGCCAGCCTGATGCCGCTGGCGTTTCCCGGCGCGCAGATCCTGGGCTACGCGGCGCGGCCGCTGTTCAAGCTGCATTTCATCATCGCCAACGTGGCCTACGGGCTGTTCACGCTGGCGGCGTTCCACGCCTTTCTGATGCTGCTGGCCGAGCGGCGCCTGCACGGCTTCCGGCACGCGCCGGCACGGACGTCGCAACAGCAGCCCAGCCAGTGGCTGGGGCGCTGGCTGGACCTGCTGCCGCCGCTGCTGACGCTGGAGAAGCTGCTGTTCCGGCTGATCGGCGCCGGCTTCGTGCTGCTGACGCTGACCATCGGCTCGGGCCTGCTGTTCTCCGAAGAGCTGTTCGGGCGCGCCTTCCGGCTGGACCACAAGACCGTGTTCGCGCTGATCTCGTGGGCCATGTTCGGCGGCATCCTGGCCGGGCGCATCTTCCGCGGCTGGCGCGGCAAGGTGGCGCTGCGCTGGGTCATCGCCTCGTTCGGCATCCTGCTGCTGGCCTATGTCGGCAGCCGTTTCGTGATTGAAGTCGTGCTGCACCGGCTCTGA
- a CDS encoding PP0621 family protein, which yields MARILILLAVVLGVFWWLRARAEARLAEHRARQAREASEHAAAGTPDARAERMVQCAQCGVHLPQGDAIAWRGLHYCRRSHLPDESRTESRTEGSHGSGDGGSGPRP from the coding sequence ATGGCACGTATCCTGATCCTGCTGGCCGTGGTGCTGGGCGTCTTCTGGTGGCTGCGCGCCCGCGCCGAGGCCCGGCTGGCCGAGCATCGCGCCCGCCAGGCGCGCGAGGCCAGCGAACACGCCGCCGCCGGCACGCCCGATGCCCGCGCCGAACGCATGGTCCAGTGCGCCCAGTGCGGCGTGCACCTGCCGCAGGGCGACGCCATCGCCTGGCGCGGCCTGCACTACTGCCGGCGCAGCCACCTGCCCGACGAAAGCCGCACGGAAAGCCGCACCGAAGGCAGCCACGGCAGCGGCGATGGCGGCAGCGGCCCGCGCCCATGA
- a CDS encoding sensor histidine kinase has translation MTQPAPSAWQRLNAWRGLAQLWRQPEPPDFHWRLLRYFCWTRVAVGLLLVGFALMRRGEPATGAASAAASTITAAIPALPFGLEAMGGIEHAAAMAVAVPYLGIALAMLAGTLWRRHFHLRVRVQVLADLALLALVFSVLGRGGHAEGLAMIFLLPALEAGALTSLLFALFAAAISALVVMSGPFMHTILLRQADAGLLGSGLFGLVFMIAALLMYMLANRQLAQERLALAREQELRLQQLVNRLMVNDMQDGVMLVRANGAVVAANPAAVVLLGVQPHERIYSRKLGGAPGGEAGQGGGDTVLFDLRRIPRLQPLMEMLRDWLRSKDDVPRILQLLPMASGAALADGTMQHTRLRLRFVLPGLAGLRSTMAHGRTVPAALDTAAWNELSPEAAGRLRLAIAQNEAMAWSQEDEALLRSEMRDTVLVHIESWERIAEQVQQEKLAAMGRLVASIAHQIRNPLAAISQASELLGDSGRHDPAAHDPAAHDPGGADVDIDARLLRIIHDNVRRLDQVVSDVLQMSRRPRTGRSTVHLAQALPEIVERWRAEMRQRRPRAGETRPAGRADINANAIRLTVDVAQPVVFDAAQLQQVLGNLLDNAWRYCSRLPGSIRLLAHALDQHHAELIVWNDGAEVAREHQRSLFEPFFTSNAQGTGLGLFMARELCGANDAQVRYGTISLPALIERTGVLAPAARDTLPAKAFVLTLRIESAEAAAATVA, from the coding sequence ATGACCCAGCCGGCGCCGTCGGCCTGGCAGCGGCTGAACGCCTGGCGCGGCCTGGCGCAGCTATGGCGCCAGCCCGAGCCGCCTGACTTCCACTGGCGCCTGCTGCGCTATTTCTGCTGGACCCGCGTCGCCGTGGGCCTGCTGCTGGTCGGCTTTGCGCTGATGCGGCGCGGCGAGCCGGCCACCGGCGCCGCCAGCGCCGCCGCTTCCACCATTACTGCCGCGATCCCCGCCTTGCCCTTTGGCCTGGAGGCCATGGGCGGCATCGAGCATGCGGCGGCTATGGCCGTCGCCGTCCCTTACCTTGGCATTGCGCTGGCGATGCTGGCCGGCACCCTGTGGCGCCGGCATTTCCATCTGCGCGTGCGGGTGCAGGTGCTGGCCGACCTGGCGCTGCTGGCGCTGGTCTTCAGCGTGCTGGGGCGCGGCGGGCACGCCGAGGGCCTGGCGATGATCTTCCTGCTGCCGGCGCTGGAGGCCGGCGCGCTGACCAGCCTGCTGTTCGCGCTGTTTGCCGCGGCCATCTCGGCGCTGGTGGTGATGAGCGGGCCCTTCATGCACACCATCCTGCTGCGCCAGGCCGATGCCGGGCTGCTGGGCTCGGGCCTGTTCGGCCTGGTGTTCATGATCGCCGCGCTGCTGATGTATATGCTGGCCAACCGCCAGCTCGCGCAGGAGCGCCTGGCGCTGGCGCGCGAGCAGGAGCTGCGGCTGCAGCAGCTGGTCAACCGGCTGATGGTCAACGACATGCAGGACGGCGTGATGCTGGTGCGCGCCAACGGCGCGGTGGTGGCCGCCAACCCCGCCGCGGTGGTGCTGCTGGGGGTGCAGCCGCACGAGCGCATCTACTCGCGCAAGCTCGGCGGCGCGCCCGGCGGCGAGGCCGGGCAGGGCGGCGGCGATACCGTGCTGTTCGACCTGCGCCGCATCCCGCGCCTGCAGCCGCTGATGGAAATGCTGCGCGACTGGCTGCGCAGCAAGGACGACGTGCCGCGCATCCTGCAGCTGCTGCCGATGGCCTCGGGCGCCGCGCTGGCCGACGGCACCATGCAGCATACCCGGCTGCGGCTGCGCTTCGTGCTGCCGGGCCTGGCCGGGCTGCGCTCGACCATGGCGCATGGCCGCACCGTCCCGGCCGCGCTCGACACCGCCGCGTGGAACGAACTGTCGCCCGAAGCCGCCGGCCGCCTGCGCCTGGCCATCGCCCAGAACGAGGCCATGGCCTGGTCGCAGGAGGACGAGGCGCTGCTGCGCAGCGAGATGCGTGACACCGTGCTGGTCCATATCGAAAGCTGGGAACGCATCGCCGAGCAGGTGCAGCAGGAAAAGCTGGCCGCGATGGGCCGGCTGGTGGCCAGCATCGCCCACCAGATCCGCAACCCGCTGGCGGCAATCAGCCAGGCCAGCGAGCTGCTCGGCGATTCCGGCCGGCACGATCCGGCCGCGCATGACCCGGCCGCGCATGATCCGGGCGGGGCCGATGTCGATATCGATGCCCGCCTGCTGCGCATCATCCACGACAACGTGCGCCGGCTGGACCAGGTGGTGTCGGACGTGCTGCAGATGTCGCGCCGCCCGCGCACCGGCCGCAGCACCGTGCACCTGGCGCAGGCGCTGCCCGAGATCGTCGAGCGCTGGCGCGCCGAAATGCGCCAGCGCCGCCCGCGCGCCGGCGAGACCCGCCCGGCCGGCCGCGCCGACATCAACGCCAATGCCATCCGCCTGACCGTCGACGTGGCCCAGCCGGTGGTGTTCGACGCCGCGCAGCTGCAGCAGGTGCTCGGCAACCTGCTCGACAACGCCTGGCGCTACTGCAGCCGGCTGCCGGGCTCGATCCGGTTGCTGGCGCACGCGCTGGACCAGCACCATGCCGAGCTGATCGTCTGGAACGACGGCGCCGAGGTGGCGCGCGAACACCAGCGCAGCCTGTTCGAGCCATTCTTCACCAGCAATGCCCAGGGCACCGGGCTGGGCCTGTTCATGGCGCGCGAGCTGTGCGGCGCCAATGACGCCCAGGTGCGCTACGGCACCATCTCGCTGCCGGCGCTGATCGAACGCACCGGCGTGCTGGCCCCCGCCGCGCGCGATACACTGCCGGCCAAGGCCTTCGTGCTGACGCTGCGCATCGAGAGCGCCGAAGCCGCCGCGGCCACCGTCGCCTGA
- a CDS encoding sigma-54 dependent transcriptional regulator, with the protein MPPRMSRAPDPILVIDDEADLRELLDISIRRMGHDVVLAGSLAEARDRLAQGRYSLVLTDMRLGDGLGIEIVRQLSAAPERIPVAVITAYGSADNAVEALKAGAFDYIAKPVSLEQLRSLVLNALGRQPRDSADADAATAAEQAADRAAALLPGHSAAMQEVRRSLSRLARSMAPVVISGESGSGKERAARAIHATSARAAHPFVAVNCGAIPENLMESEFFGYVKGAFTGADAERGGFFQAANGGTLLLDEVADLPLPMQVKLLRALQERRVRKIGASREDAVDVRVMCASHKDLAAMVAAGQFRQDLYYRLNVLALRMPTLRERGEDIPVLARAILDHLAVRYGDAHPKRLSPAALQRLAAYPFPGNVRELENLLERAYAFAESEDIELADLGPLDAGAGRAGLMPAPAPAMVPQPMTPYPYAPWDTAGVPAAPAVATPAPVQAEPQPPAMHAHAAPEPEPASDPAERACRGIVFPIDLPAKLEAVERELILQALAQTNFNRTAAAPLLGLNLRQLRYRIQQLGIREAMDAADRGAAEGEGTP; encoded by the coding sequence ATGCCACCCCGAATGTCCCGCGCGCCCGACCCCATCCTCGTCATCGACGACGAGGCCGACCTGCGCGAGCTGCTGGACATCTCGATCCGCCGCATGGGCCATGACGTGGTGCTGGCCGGTTCGCTGGCCGAGGCGCGCGACAGGCTGGCGCAGGGCCGCTACAGCCTGGTGCTGACCGACATGCGCCTGGGCGACGGGCTGGGCATCGAGATCGTGCGTCAGCTGTCGGCGGCGCCCGAGCGCATCCCGGTGGCAGTGATCACCGCCTACGGCAGCGCCGACAACGCGGTGGAAGCGCTCAAGGCCGGCGCCTTCGACTACATCGCCAAGCCGGTGTCACTGGAGCAGCTGCGCAGCCTGGTGCTGAATGCGCTCGGCCGCCAGCCGCGCGACAGCGCCGATGCCGACGCCGCCACGGCGGCGGAACAGGCCGCCGACCGCGCCGCCGCGCTGCTGCCAGGCCATTCCGCGGCGATGCAGGAGGTGCGCCGCTCGCTGTCGCGGCTGGCGCGCAGCATGGCGCCGGTGGTGATCAGCGGCGAATCCGGCAGCGGCAAGGAACGCGCCGCGCGCGCCATCCACGCCACCAGCGCGCGCGCCGCCCATCCGTTCGTCGCCGTCAACTGCGGCGCCATCCCCGAGAACCTGATGGAGTCCGAGTTCTTCGGCTACGTCAAAGGGGCGTTCACCGGCGCCGACGCCGAACGCGGTGGCTTCTTCCAGGCCGCCAACGGCGGCACGCTGCTGCTCGACGAGGTGGCCGACCTGCCGTTGCCGATGCAGGTCAAGCTGCTGCGCGCGCTGCAGGAGCGCCGCGTGCGCAAGATCGGCGCCAGCCGCGAAGACGCCGTCGACGTGCGCGTGATGTGCGCCAGCCACAAGGACCTGGCCGCGATGGTGGCGGCGGGGCAGTTCCGGCAAGACCTGTATTACCGGCTGAACGTGCTGGCGCTGCGCATGCCCACGCTGCGCGAGCGCGGCGAAGACATCCCGGTGCTGGCGCGCGCCATCCTGGACCACCTGGCGGTGCGCTACGGCGATGCGCACCCCAAGCGGCTGTCGCCGGCGGCGCTGCAGCGGCTGGCGGCGTATCCGTTCCCGGGCAATGTGCGCGAGCTGGAAAACCTGCTCGAGCGCGCCTACGCGTTTGCCGAGAGCGAGGACATCGAGCTGGCCGACCTGGGCCCGCTGGACGCCGGCGCCGGGCGCGCCGGGCTGATGCCTGCACCGGCGCCGGCGATGGTGCCCCAGCCGATGACGCCATACCCTTACGCGCCCTGGGACACTGCGGGGGTTCCGGCCGCGCCGGCCGTGGCCACACCTGCGCCGGTTCAGGCCGAGCCGCAGCCGCCGGCAATGCACGCCCATGCAGCGCCCGAACCCGAGCCCGCCAGCGACCCCGCCGAGCGCGCCTGCCGCGGCATCGTCTTCCCGATCGACCTGCCCGCCAAACTGGAGGCCGTCGAGCGCGAGCTGATCCTGCAGGCGCTGGCGCAGACCAACTTCAACCGCACCGCGGCCGCGCCGCTGCTGGGCCTGAACCTGCGCCAGCTGCGCTACCGCATCCAGCAACTGGGCATCCGCGAAGCCATGGACGCCGCCGACCGCGGCGCGGCGGAAGGCGAGGGTACGCCATGA
- the ampD gene encoding 1,6-anhydro-N-acetylmuramyl-L-alanine amidase AmpD — MTAPARSAYLPDADGWVPAARRVPSPNFDARPDGMPVDLVVLHNISLPPGQFGSGDIEAFFQNRLDPNKHPFFATIHQVQVSAHFLVTRTGELVQFVPCTQRAWHAGQSDFFGRARCNDFSIGIEIEGCDDLPFTLAQYDTVAALVPALMAAYPVRAIAGHSDIAPGRKTDPGPHFDWARFARQAGVAPGMLPYQGRGAAENVTDS, encoded by the coding sequence ATGACCGCGCCAGCGCGTTCTGCCTATCTGCCCGATGCCGACGGCTGGGTTCCCGCCGCCCGCCGCGTGCCATCGCCCAATTTCGATGCGCGCCCGGACGGCATGCCGGTGGACCTGGTGGTGCTGCACAACATCAGCCTGCCGCCCGGCCAGTTCGGCAGCGGCGACATCGAGGCCTTTTTCCAGAACCGGCTCGATCCGAACAAGCATCCGTTCTTTGCCACCATCCACCAGGTCCAGGTGTCCGCGCACTTCCTGGTCACGCGCACGGGCGAGCTGGTGCAGTTCGTGCCGTGCACGCAGCGGGCCTGGCATGCGGGGCAGTCAGACTTCTTCGGACGCGCGCGCTGCAACGATTTTTCGATCGGCATCGAGATTGAAGGCTGCGACGACCTGCCGTTCACGCTGGCCCAGTACGACACCGTGGCGGCGCTGGTGCCTGCGCTGATGGCCGCCTACCCGGTGCGTGCGATTGCCGGTCACAGCGACATCGCGCCAGGCCGAAAGACCGATCCCGGCCCGCATTTCGACTGGGCGCGCTTTGCCCGGCAGGCGGGCGTGGCGCCGGGCATGCTGCCCTACCAGGGCCGGGGCGCTGCAGAGAACGTGACGGATTCCTAA
- a CDS encoding ribonucleoside-diphosphate reductase subunit alpha — MQTAQNEITTGGAAAGVASQASTTQQTPSAATSNYPDHKIIRRNGAVVAFEPSKIAVAMTKAFLAVNGGQGAASARVREIVEQLTDNVVRALVRSRPSGGAIHIEDVQDQVELSLMRSGEHEVARAYVLYREKRKAERASASAEAVARVQEAGITINVTDAGVTKPLDIVALHALIDNACSGLGNAVSAEPILKETLKNLYEGVPMTQVYDSAILAARTLIEKDPDYSQVTARILLHTIRKEILGTEVTQAEMATRYAEYFPKFIARGIEAELLDEKLATFDLARLGAALDAGRDFQFNYLGLQTLYDRYFLHIDETRIEMPQAFFMRVAMGLALNEKDREARAIEFYQLLSSFDFMSSTPTLFNSGTRRSQLSSCYLTTVSDDLEGIYEALKENALLSKFAGGLGNDWTNVRALGSHIKGTNGKSQGVVPFLKVVNDTAVAVNQGGKRKGAVCAYLETWHLDIEEFLELRKNTGDDRRRTHDMNTANWIPDLFMKRVMENGEWTLFSPATCPDLHDKVGKEFEKAYLGYEAKAASGELKLFKKLPALQLWRKMLGMLFETGHPWITFKDPCNIRSPQQHVGVVHSSNLCTEITLNTNESEIAVCNLGSVNLVAHLAKQADGSYALDHAKLQKTIRTAMRMLDNVIDINYYAVDKARNSNLRHRPVGMGIMGFQDCLHVLRTPYASDAAVKFADTSMEAVCYYAYQASTELAEERGRYSTYEGSLWDRGILPQDSLKLLAEERGGYLDVDLSSTMDWDSLRARIKQHGMRNSNCIAIAPTATISNIIGVSACIEPTFQNLYVKSNLSGEFTVVNDYLVRDLKERGLWDEVMVADLKYFDGSLARIDRIPQDLRDIYATAFEVEPTWLVEAASRRQKWIDQAQSLNIYMAGASGKKLDDTYKLAWLRGLKTTYYLRTMAATHVEKSTVSRGSLNAVSSGSDSSSAMDAAAAAAPAMPEAEGAVCTMRPGDPGFEECEACQ, encoded by the coding sequence ATGCAAACGGCCCAGAACGAAATCACCACGGGTGGCGCCGCCGCCGGCGTTGCCAGCCAGGCTTCGACCACGCAGCAGACCCCCAGCGCCGCGACCTCGAATTACCCGGATCACAAGATCATTCGTCGCAACGGTGCCGTGGTGGCGTTCGAGCCGTCCAAGATCGCCGTTGCCATGACCAAGGCCTTCCTCGCCGTCAACGGCGGGCAGGGCGCCGCCAGCGCGCGCGTGCGCGAGATCGTCGAGCAGCTGACCGACAACGTGGTGCGCGCGCTGGTGCGCAGCCGCCCGAGCGGTGGCGCCATCCATATCGAAGACGTGCAGGACCAGGTCGAGCTGTCGCTGATGCGCTCGGGCGAGCATGAAGTGGCCCGCGCCTACGTGCTGTACCGCGAGAAGCGCAAGGCCGAGCGTGCCAGCGCCAGCGCCGAAGCCGTGGCCCGCGTGCAGGAAGCCGGCATCACCATCAACGTGACCGACGCCGGCGTGACCAAGCCGCTCGACATCGTCGCGCTGCACGCCCTGATCGACAACGCCTGCTCCGGCCTGGGCAATGCCGTCAGCGCCGAGCCCATCCTGAAGGAAACGCTGAAGAACCTGTACGAAGGCGTGCCGATGACGCAGGTGTACGACTCCGCCATCCTGGCGGCGCGTACCCTGATCGAGAAGGACCCGGACTACAGCCAGGTCACCGCCCGCATCCTGCTGCACACCATCCGCAAGGAAATCCTGGGCACCGAAGTGACCCAGGCCGAGATGGCCACGCGCTACGCCGAATACTTCCCCAAGTTCATCGCGCGCGGCATCGAGGCTGAGCTGCTGGACGAGAAGCTGGCCACCTTCGACCTGGCCCGCCTGGGCGCCGCGCTGGACGCCGGCCGCGACTTCCAGTTCAACTACCTGGGCCTGCAGACCCTGTACGACCGCTACTTCCTGCATATCGATGAAACCCGCATCGAAATGCCGCAGGCCTTCTTCATGCGCGTGGCCATGGGCCTGGCGCTGAACGAGAAGGACCGCGAAGCGCGCGCCATCGAGTTCTACCAGCTGCTGTCGTCGTTCGACTTCATGTCGTCCACGCCGACGCTGTTCAACTCCGGCACCCGCCGCTCGCAGCTGTCGTCGTGCTACCTGACCACCGTCTCGGACGACCTGGAAGGCATCTACGAAGCGCTGAAGGAAAACGCGCTGCTGTCCAAGTTTGCCGGCGGCCTGGGCAATGACTGGACCAACGTGCGGGCGCTGGGCTCGCACATCAAGGGCACCAACGGCAAGAGCCAGGGTGTGGTGCCGTTCCTGAAGGTGGTGAACGACACCGCCGTCGCCGTGAACCAGGGCGGCAAGCGCAAGGGCGCGGTCTGCGCCTACCTGGAAACGTGGCACCTGGACATCGAAGAGTTCCTGGAGCTGCGCAAGAACACCGGCGACGACCGCCGCCGCACCCACGACATGAACACGGCCAACTGGATTCCGGACCTGTTCATGAAGCGCGTGATGGAAAACGGCGAATGGACGCTGTTCTCGCCCGCCACCTGCCCGGACCTGCACGACAAGGTCGGCAAGGAATTCGAAAAGGCCTACCTGGGCTATGAAGCCAAGGCCGCCAGCGGCGAACTGAAGCTGTTCAAGAAGCTGCCCGCGCTGCAACTGTGGCGCAAGATGCTGGGCATGCTGTTCGAGACCGGCCACCCGTGGATCACCTTCAAGGATCCGTGCAACATCCGCAGCCCGCAGCAGCACGTCGGCGTCGTCCACAGCTCCAACCTGTGCACGGAAATCACGCTCAACACCAACGAGAGCGAGATCGCCGTCTGCAACCTGGGCTCGGTCAACCTGGTGGCCCACCTGGCCAAGCAGGCCGACGGCTCGTACGCCCTCGACCACGCCAAGCTGCAGAAGACCATCCGCACCGCCATGCGGATGCTCGATAACGTCATCGACATCAACTACTACGCCGTCGACAAGGCCCGCAACTCCAACCTGCGCCACCGTCCGGTCGGCATGGGCATCATGGGCTTCCAGGACTGCCTGCACGTGCTGCGCACCCCGTACGCCAGCGACGCCGCGGTCAAGTTCGCCGACACCTCGATGGAAGCCGTGTGCTACTACGCGTACCAGGCGTCGACCGAGCTGGCCGAAGAGCGCGGCCGCTACAGCACCTACGAAGGCTCGCTGTGGGACCGCGGCATCCTGCCGCAGGACTCGCTCAAGCTGCTGGCCGAAGAGCGCGGCGGCTACCTGGACGTGGACCTGTCCAGCACCATGGACTGGGACAGCCTGCGCGCCCGCATCAAGCAGCACGGCATGCGCAACTCGAACTGCATCGCGATCGCCCCGACCGCCACGATCTCGAACATCATCGGCGTGTCCGCGTGCATCGAGCCGACCTTCCAGAACCTGTACGTCAAGTCCAACCTGTCGGGCGAGTTCACCGTGGTCAATGACTACCTGGTGCGCGACTTGAAGGAACGCGGCCTGTGGGACGAAGTGATGGTCGCCGACCTGAAGTACTTCGACGGCTCGCTGGCCCGCATCGACCGCATTCCGCAAGACCTGCGCGACATCTACGCCACGGCTTTCGAAGTCGAGCCGACCTGGCTGGTCGAAGCCGCCAGCCGCCGCCAGAAGTGGATCGACCAGGCCCAGTCCCTGAACATCTACATGGCCGGCGCCTCGGGCAAGAAGCTGGACGACACCTACAAGCTGGCCTGGCTGCGCGGCCTGAAGACCACCTACTACCTGCGCACCATGGCGGCTACCCACGTGGAGAAGTCCACCGTGTCGCGCGGCTCGCTGAACGCGGTGTCGTCGGGCAGCGACAGCAGCTCCGCCATGGACGCAGCCGCCGCCGCAGCACCGGCCATGCCGGAAGCAGAAGGCGCGGTTTGCACCATGCGCCCGGGCGATCCCGGCTTCGAAGAGTGCGAAGCCTGCCAATAA
- a CDS encoding ribonucleotide-diphosphate reductase subunit beta gives MLSWDDDVQATPQAAPQPALQPAASAATADQQGVLPPSATQAGILGNNPNAAAAQSNRRVNAADKRVINGSTDVNQLVPFKYKWAWEKYLAGCANHWMPQEINMSRDIALWKDPNGLTEDERRIIKRNLGFFVTADSLAANNIVLGTYRQITAPECRQYLLRQAFEEAIHTHAYQYIVESLGLNEAEIFNAYHEVQSIRDKDEFLIPFIDTLTDPSFKTGTPENDQKLLKSLIVFACIMEGLFFYVGFTQILAMGRQNKMTGAAEQYQYILRDESLHCNFGIDLINQIKLENPHLWTAEFKAEITELFKKAVDLEYRYAEDTMPRGVLGLNAPMFKSYLRFICNRRCQQIGLDQLFPNEENPFPWMSEMIDLKKERNFFETRVIEYQTGGALSWD, from the coding sequence ATGCTGAGCTGGGACGACGACGTTCAAGCCACCCCGCAGGCCGCACCGCAGCCTGCCCTGCAACCCGCTGCATCGGCAGCCACCGCCGACCAGCAAGGCGTCCTGCCGCCGAGCGCCACGCAAGCCGGCATCCTGGGCAACAACCCCAACGCCGCCGCCGCGCAAAGCAACCGCCGCGTCAACGCTGCCGACAAGCGCGTCATCAACGGCTCGACCGACGTCAACCAGCTCGTCCCGTTCAAGTACAAGTGGGCGTGGGAAAAGTACCTGGCCGGCTGCGCCAACCACTGGATGCCGCAGGAAATCAACATGTCCCGCGACATCGCCCTGTGGAAAGACCCCAACGGCCTGACCGAAGACGAGCGCCGCATCATCAAGCGCAACCTCGGCTTCTTCGTCACCGCCGACTCGCTGGCCGCCAACAACATCGTGCTGGGCACCTACCGCCAGATCACCGCGCCGGAATGCCGCCAGTACCTGCTGCGCCAGGCCTTTGAAGAGGCCATCCACACGCACGCCTACCAGTACATCGTTGAATCGCTCGGCCTGAACGAAGCCGAGATCTTCAACGCGTACCACGAAGTGCAGTCGATCCGCGACAAGGACGAGTTCCTGATCCCGTTCATCGACACGCTGACCGACCCGTCGTTCAAGACCGGCACGCCGGAAAACGACCAGAAGCTGCTGAAGTCGCTGATCGTGTTCGCCTGCATCATGGAAGGGCTGTTCTTCTATGTGGGCTTCACGCAGATCCTGGCGATGGGGCGGCAGAACAAGATGACTGGGGCGGCGGAGCAGTACCAGTACATCCTGCGCGATGAGTCGCTGCACTGCAATTTTGGTATCGACCTGATTAATCAGATCAAGCTGGAGAATCCGCATCTTTGGACGGCGGAGTTTAAGGCTGAGATTACGGAGTTGTTTAAGAAGGCGGTGGATTTGGAGTATCGATACGCTGAGGACACCATGCCGCGCGGTGTTCTTGGTCTGAATGCGCCGATGTTTAAGTCTTATCTGCGGTTTATTTGCAATCGTCGGTGCCAGCAGATTGGGTTGGATCAGCTGTTCCCGAATGAGGAGAATCCGTTCCCGTGGATGTCTGAGATGATTGATCTGAAGAAGGAGCGGAACTTCTTTGAGACTCGGGTTATTGAGTATCAGACGGGTGGGGCGTTGAGCTGGGATTGA